The Pangasianodon hypophthalmus isolate fPanHyp1 chromosome 2, fPanHyp1.pri, whole genome shotgun sequence genome window below encodes:
- the LOC113545882 gene encoding serine protease 27 isoform X2, whose amino-acid sequence MLKSGCVVVTLLFFVKGSLSQLDICGLAPLNDRIVGGQNAPEGSWPWQVSLQKYGSHFCGGSLINKDWVMTAAHCFSSTRTFGLVVYLGKQTLIGSNPYEVSRGVSKIIRHPKYNGFTNDNDITLLRLNSAVTFTDYIRPVCLAGQESNFPYGTSCWITGWGNIASGVWLLSPGVLQEAEVPVVDRIQCDSMLGPGLVTENMICAGVLEGGTDTCQGDSGGPMVTKQGAVWIQAGITSWGKGCALPGLPGVYTLVSQYQSWISSTIKQNLPGFVTYTPTP is encoded by the exons ATGCTGAAGTCGGGGTGTGTAGTCGTGACCCTGCTCTTTTTTGTAAAAG GTTCCCTTTCACAGCTGGATA TATGTGGTCTTGCACCTTTAAATGACCGTATTGTGGGGGGACAGAATGCCCCAGAAGGGTCGTGGCCATGGCAGGTTAGTCTGCAAAAATATGGCAGCCATTTCTGTGGAGGAAGCCTCATCAACAAAGACTGGGTTATGACCGCAGCACACTGTTTCTCCAG CACTCGCACTTTCGGCCTGGTTGTGTATTTGGGGAAACAGACTTTAATTGGCTCCAATCCGTATGAGGTCTCCAGAGGTGTTTCAAAGATCATTCGTCACCCCAAGTACAATGGCTTCACCAATGACAATGACATCACTCTGCTGCGTCTGAACAGTGCTGTGACCTTCACAGACTACATCAGACCAGTGTGCCTGGCCGGACAAGAGAGTAATTTTCCTTATGGCACCAGCTGCTGGATCACAGGCTGGGGAAACATTGCCTCTGGAG tgtggttGCTATCTCCTGGTGTGCTGCAAGAAGCAGAAGTGCCTGTTGTTGACAGAATTCAGTGTGATAGTATGCTGGGACCTGGGCTCGTTACTGAAAACATGATCTGTGCTGGAGTACTAGAAGGAGGCACGGACACCTGCCAG GGGGATTCTGGAGGTCCCATGGTGACTAAGCAGGGTGCAGTCTGGATTCAGGCTGGTATCACTAGTTGGGGTAAGGGCTGTGCTCTGCCTGGATTACCTGGAGTGTACACTCTGGTGTCCCAGTACCAGTCCTGGATTTCCAGCACCATCAAACAAAATCTGCCTGGTTTTGTTACCTATACCCCTACACCTTAG
- the LOC113545880 gene encoding trypsin, producing the protein MSANMLKSRCVVLALLLLVKGSLGQLNVCGRAPLNTRIVGGQNASAGAWPWQVSLQSSAYGGHFCGGTLINKDWVMTAAHCFSSIGTSGLVVYLGKQTLVGVNPNQITRSVTKIVRHPKYSSITNDNDIALLLLSSSVTFTNYIRPVCLAGQGSSFASGTQCWITGWGNIASGVWLPSPGVLQDAKVPIVSKTQCDKLLGPGVITNNMICAGLLQGGKDTCQGDSGGPMVTKQGAVWVQAGITSWGIGCAEKNKPGVYTMVSQYQSWITSTIKTNLPGFVKFPSAG; encoded by the exons ATGAGTGCAAATATGCTGAAGTCGCGGTGCGTGGTCTTGGCACTGCTTTTACTTGTGAAAG GTTCTCTTGGCCAGCTAAATG tatGTGGTCGTGCACCTTTAAACACCCGTATCGTGGGTGGACAGAATGCCTCAGCAGGGGCGTGGCCATGGCAGGTCAGCTTACAAAGCTCTGCTTACGGAGGACATTTCTGTGGAGGTACCCTCATTAACAAGGACTGGGTTATGACCGCAGCGCACTGCTTCTCCAG CATTGGCACTTCTGGCCTGGTGGTGTATTTAGGGAAGCAGACTCTGGTGGGTGTCAATCCCAATCAAATCACCAGATCTGTCACCAAGATTGTCCGCCATCCCAAGTACAGCAGCATCACCAATGATAATGACATCGCCCTGCTGCTTCTGAGCTCCTCTGTGACCTTCACCAACTACATCAGACCCGTGTGCCTGGCTGGTCAAGGCAGCAGTTTTGCTTCCGGTACCCAGTGCTGGATCACAGGCTGGGGAAACATTGCCTCTGGAG tgtggcTGCCATCTCCTGGTGTGCTGCAGGATGCAAAGGTTCCCATCGTTAGCAAAACTCAGTGTGACAAACTACTGGGACCAGGAGTCATTACCAACAACATGATCTGTGCTGGATTACTACAAGGAGGCAAGGACACCTGCCAG GGAGACTCTGGAGGTCCGATGGTGACTAAGCAGGGTGCAGTCTGGGTCCAGGCTGGTATCACTAGCTGGGGGATAGGATGTGCTGAGAAAAATAAACCTGGTGTGTACACAATGGTGTCCCAGTACCAGTCCTGGATAACCAGCACCATCAAAACAAACCTACCTGGCTTTGTCAAGTTTCCCTCTGCAGGCTAG
- the LOC113545882 gene encoding trypsin II-P29 isoform X1: MLKSGCVVTTLLFFVKGSLSQLDICGLAPLNDRIVGGQNAPEGSWPWQVSLQKYGSHFCGGSLINKDWVMTAAHCFSSTRTFGLVVYLGKQTLIGSNPYEVSRGVSKIIRHPKYNGFTNDNDITLLRLNSAVTFTDYIRPVCLAGQESNFPYGTSCWITGWGNIASGVWLLSPGVLQEAEVPVVDRIQCDSMLGPGLVTENMICAGVLEGGTDTCQGDSGGPMVTKQGAVWIQAGITSWGKGCALPGLPGVYTLVSQYQSWISSTIKQNLPGFVTYTPTP; this comes from the exons ATGCTGAAGTCGGGGTGTGTGGTCACGACCCTGCTCTTTTTTGTAAAAG GTTCCCTTTCACAGCTGGATA TATGTGGTCTTGCACCTTTAAATGACCGTATTGTGGGGGGACAGAATGCCCCAGAAGGGTCGTGGCCATGGCAGGTTAGTCTGCAAAAATATGGCAGCCATTTCTGTGGAGGAAGCCTCATCAACAAAGACTGGGTTATGACCGCAGCACACTGTTTCTCCAG CACTCGCACTTTCGGCCTGGTTGTGTATTTGGGGAAACAGACTTTAATTGGCTCCAATCCGTATGAGGTCTCCAGAGGTGTTTCAAAGATCATTCGTCACCCCAAGTACAATGGCTTCACCAATGACAATGACATCACTCTGCTGCGTCTGAACAGTGCTGTGACCTTCACAGACTACATCAGACCAGTGTGCCTGGCCGGACAAGAGAGTAATTTTCCTTATGGCACCAGCTGCTGGATCACAGGCTGGGGAAACATTGCCTCTGGAG tgtggttGCTATCTCCTGGTGTGCTGCAAGAAGCAGAAGTGCCTGTTGTTGACAGAATTCAGTGTGATAGTATGCTGGGACCTGGGCTCGTTACTGAAAACATGATCTGTGCTGGAGTACTAGAAGGAGGCACGGACACCTGCCAG GGGGATTCTGGAGGTCCCATGGTGACTAAGCAGGGTGCAGTCTGGATTCAGGCTGGTATCACTAGTTGGGGTAAGGGCTGTGCTCTGCCTGGATTACCTGGAGTGTACACTCTGGTGTCCCAGTACCAGTCCTGGATTTCCAGCACCATCAAACAAAATCTGCCTGGTTTTGTTACCTATACCCCTACACCTTAG